From the genome of Zalophus californianus isolate mZalCal1 chromosome 5, mZalCal1.pri.v2, whole genome shotgun sequence:
AAATAGAGCCCTTAAGGAAACTCAACTAAGTGAGGAAAAAGCAACATACAGATTCCCTCCTGTTCAAGAAGAAAACATCAAACTTAGGAACAACATGGAGCAGTTACTGCAGGAAGCAGAACACTGGAATGTGCAACACACTGAGCTCAGTGAGCTGATAAGATCTTGTCAGAAATCTCAGAGAGATATGCAAGAAACTCTTACAAATAATGGAGTGCATTTCCAAACTCAACCAAATCATGACGTGTCAGCTAAGCATGAACTGCTGGAACAAGTGAAGAAACTGGAACATGACATGTATTCATTGCATTTGATTGCAGCTTTGCTGGAAAATGAATGTCAAATCTTGCAGCAGAGAATAGAGCTTCTAAAGGAACTCCATGATCAGAAAGAGGGAACTCTGCAAGAGAAGCCAATTCAGATAAACTCTGAACAGGACAAGAAAAAACAGATGCTATCAGAAGCAGAGCATAAGCCGAAAATGCAAGAAAGAGAAGGTACATTTCCGAAAAAAGACAAGTTCTACAGAGGCCTGGATGCTTGTAGTAAGAAAGCACTTAATAACAGCTTCAATACTCATATTGCAGGAGGAACTCTTGTGGAAAAAAAGAGACCAGCCCGCAGCCTAACTTAGAAAGTAccaaaagtagaagaaaaggCAATTCTTCCAAAACTGTAATACATCAACTGCAGGCATACTCAATCATCAAACCTATGACTAGAACGATTGGTTCAACCAAGAGCGAGCTCCAGAGCAAGAAGATTAACACTTAACGTTATTCATTACCTCAGTAGTTACGTAAGTTTGGTGTTTTGTGACTAATGTTGACACATTAGTGTCAACATCAACTTCATAACCTGTCATAcaatttgcttgttttttgtagTTATTATAGATCCCATGACACTGTAACCAAGAGGGAGAAGTTACAGGTCCAATTAATAAAGCTCTAAATAAAAACTAGAATGaacaatgaaaagttttttttttctttaatcatttacTGTGTTAGGGAAGttctggaagaaaaaagtatataatacTTTCATTGTGAACCTTTAAAGCTCACGTTTTAAATTCatgtttccttttcctattttttttttaagattttatttatttcagggagagagcaccagcaggggcagagggagagggagaagcagacttcccactgaacagggagccggatgcagggctccatgcggggctccatgaagggctcgatctcagcaccctgagatcatgacttgaggcagatgcttaacgactgagccacccaggcgcgcctccTTTTCCTATTATCATGCTGAAGTGTGGGAAGTAATGatgtaaagaagtaaaaaaaaaaaaaaaatgctgataaaCCACCGCAGAAcagtttttctcttctcataaATGTCCCCATTCTTTAGCACTATTTTTCGTAATACTCCTCCCTTGCTCCTCCTCTAGTGAACAGTGGGCATACCAAGCAGCAGAGGCCCTTGGGGAAGGATACTTCAGCCGGTTTAGAAGAATAGATGTATATCTAGTTTTTGTTCTGTGTTGGCAAaattcctccctttcctccaggTGGGGGCAGTAGAGTTACCCAAGGGAAAGAGCAGTATCTTCCATTAAGGGAATTGGACTCCTGATTCCCAAAAAAATACATCAGATGCATTTCTTCCTATTCCTCCCATTAAGTATGCTCAATAccctggacattatatataaaatgagtatACGAAGACCCTGAAAAACGGAGAGAATGAGATGGACTATCCAGAGAGCCTGAGACTTAAGGAACAGCATGGTGTtgagttccctgggttttctttttgtctcatgTATCCTGGATGGAGTGTCGGAGGATCCCAGAAATGCCAATGCGCTTAGAGAGAATAATGTTCCCCTCCCTTGCTCTCCCTTGGcaaaagatgaggaaagagagacaagaaaaggagaggaaggggacaaCTCTAGCCAAATTGCTTGGAAAATGCCAtgcctccaccctcacccccaccagcAAATACTGAGTGGAAAGCCTAGATTTTCGCCTTTGCCTGGTGATAATGAGGcactcctccctctttcttctgggATGGTGCAGAAGAAGCAGAGTGGGGACTCTGAAGTCCCACCCCCACCTGATGGTAACAAGGTGATCCCCTAGACCCCCTCCTCCAGTGAATTGTAATGTCTTGGAAGCCTCATGAGCCACCTAGATTTTTATACCCTTCTCCTGCTGGTACAGCATCAGAGGAGGCCTGCGAAAACAGAAGATTTAGTAAGATCCAGGGTCTCATCACATAATGCTGAAATATCCAGGATACATAGAAAAATCATacatcataccaagaaccagtAAAATCTCAACTTGAATGAGGAAAGACAACAGATGCCAACAATGGGATTGCATAGATGTTAGAATGATCAGATAAGGATTTTAAAGCTGTCATTATAAAATGTGTCACTGAGCAATTACAAATgcatttgaaacaaataaaaaaatagaaagtctcagcaaataaatagaaaatataaagaagaaacaaatggaaatagtTGTAAAATAAATTCACTGGGTGTGCTCAAAAATAGCATGTTGATGTCAGAGGAAAAATTCCATGAAATTGaggataaaagaatgaaatttcccATTCTGAACAATAGAGAAAataggctggaaaaaaaaaggtctcaagAACCTGTGGAACAgtaacaaaagatctaacattgGTGTCATTAGAGATACCCCCCAAAAGGGGTAGAATGTGGCCTGAAAAAGTATTCAATGAACAGATTACTGAAAATTCTCCAAATTTAGTGAAAGGCATAAAGATACAGATTCAAGAAACTGAGTGAACTCCAGATGTATAAACTCAAATAAGTTTGAGGCACTCAAATCAAATTTCTgaaacctggggtgcctgggtggctcagtctgttaagcatctgcctttggctcaggtcatgatctcagggtcttgggatcgagccccacattgggctccctgctcagtggagagcctgcttctccctctccttctccctgctgctccccctggttgtaccctctctctatcaaataaatctttaaaataaatttctgaaacctaaagacaaagtaaaaatcttgaaaatagaaaaaactcAATAGACATAAAGGAACCATTACCCAAATGACAgtgaatttctcatcagaaaccatggaggccaggggcgcctgggtggctcagtcagttaattgtctgccttc
Proteins encoded in this window:
- the SPZ1 gene encoding spermatogenic leucine zipper protein 1, producing MEVSTLSKTFKPTPDLNQESLDPKFIIALFEIGSPPLVSWGSFPSLSNIGCQAAQQQTTQKFENLLKEIKDIIKNVTSCEEKITEAKDSSEETSISEDVSELKEKIRELEKINKALLNNLLGSSDLEKEQKAKNGEMILENQNSRDTVPVFRRDLVNCPKENRALKETQLSEEKATYRFPPVQEENIKLRNNMEQLLQEAEHWNVQHTELSELIRSCQKSQRDMQETLTNNGVHFQTQPNHDVSAKHELLEQVKKLEHDMYSLHLIAALLENECQILQQRIELLKELHDQKEGTLQEKPIQINSEQDKKKQMLSEAEHKPKMQEREGTFPKKDKFYRGLDACSKKALNNSFNTHIAGGTLVEKKRPARSLT